ATTTGCAAGGTACACAAAAAAACCCTATAAATCCCAAAGTAAAGGAAATTCCCTACCATAATTTTAGATGTAATTTACGTATTGTATATGATAAAATAATCTAGATAAAGAGAAAAATGAAACGTACACATGTTGAAATCGGTGGAAGGAGATTAAATAAACATGTTTTCTAAAGATATTGGGATAGATTTAGGTACTGCAAACGTGTTAATTCACTTGAAAGGGAAGGGCATTGTCTTAAATGAACCTTCAGTAGTGGCGATTGACAAAAAGAGTGGAAAAGTACTTGCTGTAGGTGAAGAAGCGCGTCAAATGGTAGGGCGTACACCTGGGAATATCGTTGCAATTCGTCCGTTAAAGGATGGGGTAATTGCCGACTTTGATGTAACGGAAGCCATGTTAAAGCATTTTATCAATAAGTTGGATTTAAAAGGATTCTTATCAAAACCTCGTATTTTAATTTGCTGTCCGACAAATATTACATCTGTCGAGCAAAAAGCGATTCGTGAAGCAGCTGAAAAATCAGGCGGTAAAAGGGTTTATTTAGAAGAAGAACCGAAAGTTGCAGCAATTGGGGCAGGTATGGATATTTTCCAACCAAGCGGTAATATGGTCGTTGATATCGGTGGTGGTACAACAGACGTAGCAGTATTATCAATGGGCGATATCGTAACGAGCGAGTCAATTAAAGTCGCAGGCGACGTATTCGACAATGACATCTTGCAATACATAAAGAAAGAATACAAGCTATTAATCGGTGAACGTACAGCAGAGGATATTAAAACAACAATCGGTACAGTATTCCCTGGTAGCCGTGAAGAAGCGATGGAAATACGTGGACGTGATATGGTAACGGGTTTACCGCGTACCATCGAAATCCACTCAGTAGAAATTGAGCAAGCATTGCGTGAATCAGTAAGCATGATTGTACAAGCGGCGAAGGACGTACTTGAAAAAACACCGCCAGAATTATCAGCAGATATTATTGACCGCGGCGTTATTTTAACAGGTGGTGGTGCATTATTACATGGCATTGATCAATTGTTAATCGAAGAATTGAAAGTACCAGTATTCATTGCTGAAAATCCGATGAACTGTGTAGCTGTTGGAACAGGCATTATGTTAGATAATATTGACCGAGCAGTTAGTAATAAATAACTAACTAACTATTCTCACCTATGTTCCTAACATTTAAGTGACTTTTACCGATATATAAACAATTACGCATCGGCGTAATTGTGTCCAGGTTCTTTCTAGTATAGTGCCACAGGGCGTTGGTCAGTCAGCTGCTGTTACAGAATGTAATGTTTTTAGCCTTCGTTCTCCTATTCAGCCGGGGATGCCTCCACTGAAGTAAGGTCCTTTGGTATTCAACGCCCACTTTTAGAATTAGGGGACTTCTGTATCTGTCACTTTGCTGATGGTACAAAAAGAATCTGCAGTAGCAAGGTAAATAAGACGTAAATTCGAGGTGAAGCGAATGTTTAAAGGGTTTTATACAGTAGCGACAGGAATGGTTGCTCAACAACGTAAAACAGAAATTTTAACAAATAATATGGCGAATGCGAATACACCTGGTTTCAAATCAGATCAAACGACAATTCGCTCATTTCCAGATATGTTGATGTCGGCAGTAAGTTCAACAAATATCCCTACAGAAAATGGCTTTGCACTTAAAAGACTAGATACAGTTGGCGCATTAAATGCGGGTGTATATTTACAAGAAACAATGCCAGACCAAGCACAAGGACAGATTTATTCTACGGGCTTGACGACAGACGTAGCGCTTATTAATAGTCAAGTTCCAACAGATGTAGCTTCAGGCAACTCCGGGCAAATTTTCTTCCGTTTAGAAAACGAAAACGGCACAGAAAGCTATACGCGTAACGGGAATTTTACTTTAGACGGCGCGGGGAACTTAGTGAATCCAATGGGGTTATTCGTACTTGATGAAAACGGCAACCGTATGCAATTTGCGAACGATAACATTCGCATTGATTCAACAGGGGTTATTTTTGATGAAAACAACGCACAAGTGGGCGTATTAGGCGTAGCATTTTCGGCAAACCCAGACGTTTTAGTAAAGCGTGGCAATGGTCTTTACAATACGTTAGATGGTGCAGACTTACCTTCAGCTTACGGACAAGATGGCGTACAATTTTCAATGCAACAACAATACTTAGAAGGTTCTAATGTCGATGCTTCAAAAGCAATGACGGACCTATTAACGGCTTATCGCGCATTCGAAGCCAACCAAAAAGTATTACAGGCATACGATAAAAGTATGGATAAAGCCGTAAACGAAATCGGACGTGTGTAACTTCGTTTAGCACAGTGAATTATTTTCATTCATGGACGAAATTACGTATAATAAGGAGGTAGTATTCAAATGCTACGTACAATGATTACAGCGACAAATACGTTGTCTCAAATCCAGAATCAATTAGATACCATTAGTACAAATATCGCAAATAGTAATACACACGGTTATAAAGCACAACAAGCGAACTTTACAGAGCTGCTATATCAACAGTTTAATAATGATGAATACGACAAAACAGTACGACAAACGCCAGTGGGCATTCGCTATGGAGTTGGAGCACAAATTGGTCAAATTCAATCAAATCAAACGCAAGGATCGATCCAAGTAACAGATCGTGACTTAGATTTTGCTTTAACAACGAAAAATCAATACTTCAACGTACTGATGACAAATGATGCAGGCGAAACGCGTACAGCATATACGCGTAACGGGAGCTTTTACGTATCGCCAACGCAACCAGGTATTGTAACACTTGTAAATAGTGATGGCTATCAAGTGGCGGATGTGAATGGTCAAGCAATTACGTTCCCAGACAACGCAACACAGTTTACGATGGATTCAGATGGAACATTAGTAGTAAATTATGCAAATGGTCAACCACAACGTTTCCAATTAGCGGTTTCATCACTGCAAAAGCCACAAATTATGGAAAACCTGCAAGGTGGTACATACATTGGCTTGCCAGAAAATCTTGACGAACTTGGTTACACAGAAGCCGAGATTTTAACAGATTTACAGGGGGCAAACCGTCAAGTTGGCATTCAAAAAGGGGCACTTGAAATGTCAAACGTTGATTTATCGAAAGAAATGACAAATTTAATTCAGGCACAGCGTTCTTACCAGTTCAACACACGCGCGGTAACGATTGCTGATCAAATGCTGGGCTTAATAAACGGTATTCGCTAAAGGATATTGTAAGGGAGAATAGTTATGACAGATGAGTTTGAACAACAAGCAGCACAGCCGACATTAAAAAAGACGAGACGTGGCTTCAGAAGACAACAAGAGACACCACAGCCGGAGCCAACGAACGATCAGCCAGTCCGCTGGGTTCAGCTTCGTCTCATTCCCATTTGGTTACGCATAATTTTAGTAGTAGTACTTTTTGTTGCCGCTGCTGCAATTGGTCTTATAATTGGCTACAGCGTCATTGGTGATGGTGATTCTGCCGACGCATTAAAATGGAGCACTTGGCAACATTTACTCGATATTATGAGTGGAAAACAGTAAAGAAGTTGTCATAAACATGATTTTGTGCTACCCTTTTAAGCCTACTAATTGTGATATAAAGAGTGAGTGAGCATGGCTGTAGGAAAGAATTTCTACAGCCTGTTTACACATAGTTTATAAGAATTTTCTACATAGTTATCACGTTTCAAACAACAGAGGGGGAAGTTATATGTTAAATGCAGAGCAAATTCAAAATATTTTACCACATCGTTATCCGTTTCTATTAGTTGATCGTATTTTAGAGATTGAAGAAGGTAAGCGTGCAATCGGTTTAAAAAATGTGTCAATTAATGAACAATTTTTCAATGGACATTTTCCAGGTTATCCAGTTATGCCAGGTGTGTTAATTGTGGAAGCATTAGCACAAGTTGGAGGCGTAGCATTACTTAACATGCCGGCCTATAAAGGTCGTCTTGTATTTTTAACAGGCATTGATAATTGCCGCTTTAAACGTCAAGTTGTACCGGGCGATCAGCTAAAACTTGAAGTAGAGTTTATAAAATTACGTGGGCAAATGGGCAAAGGGAAAGCAATTGCTACTGTAGATGGTGAGCTAGCTTGTGAATGTGAAATCTTATTTGCAATTGGACCGGAACAGCCGTAATAAAGCAATTTGCAATTATACCGCAAAGATTATAGAATATATAGGTTGAAGTGAAATTTTTACCTTTTGACAGGAGTTAAAAAAAATCGGAGCTCTACTGATTAATAACCGTATGCAATTGTCAAAATATAAATATAAAGAATGATAACAAGCAAAGTTCGGCTTTAAACGTAGGAGGTTTTAAAAGAGATGTATAAACAATTGTCTTCAGGCGTAAAAATTAGTATTACACGATCAATCTCGACGTCGTTTGAAGCTTATTTAGCAAATATTGGTTGGGATGAAGAAAAATTTTCAATGGAAGACTACATGGTAAGTTGGCAAAGTTACTTCAAGGAAAATGCGGCTTGGATCGACAAAATACCAACAGAGGTATTATTAAGCCCTGAATTCCACGAAGAAATCGCCAAGAAAATGGACGAGGTTATTGCAAAAATTTTAAATGAAGCGCCAACTGATAAGCAAAAGAAAGAAATTGCGAAGTTACAAAAACAGTTAGGCACGGACTATAAATTTGATTGTAAGGCTGAGGCTGCTTACGTGGAGCAACTGTTAAAAGATAAATTAAAATAATCCCATTTATATGTTGGATAGATCCTTCTTTTCCCGGGCACTATATTTATGATCACTTGAAGTGATTATGAATTGAGTTTCTAAGCGAAAGGAGGGATTTTTTTATGCGTACTTCCGCAGTAATGGTAAGTGTATTTTCACTTTTTTTACTTGCTGGCTGTAACTGGAACACAGCTGAGCGTGATACAACAACTCCGGCAGAGGATGTAGAACGTGGAGTAGATGATGTGATGGACGATACGCGGGATGCCATTGATGATACAATCGATACTGTTGATCCGAATCAACCAAGGAACGGGGAAGTAAACGAAAGTACGATTGATGGAAATAAAACGTATCCAAACGGGTCAAGTAACCCAAATGGTGAAAATGGGATAACTGCACCAGGGGCTCCGTCTGTCAATCAGGAGGATATCATCGAGGATAAAAAAGACCGCGAAGATAAAGACAAAGTGGATAATCAATAATGAAAAAAGGAAATCCGTGGTTAATGCGGATTTCCTTTTTCATTGTGTCTAGGCTAAAGTGCCAGCTCCTCGATCTTTTCGGTCCCGCCGTCGAAAGTCGGTGAAGCGCATACTTTCTAGTCGGGCCCTCCAAAGCTGGTCGGAGCTAAACGGGCGCTTTAGCACTTTTCTTATTCGCTTTATTTAATAACCTGTGTATTTTCTAAACGTTCATTTCGTTCTTGGAGTGATGGGCGTTCACGCATGCCTTGTTCAAATGCGACAAGTAGTTCATCGTTGCGCAAGCCCTGCTCAAGCAATTGTGATAATAATAACTCAGCGTATTTTTTGCGCTGTGCTTTCAATCGTCCTTTAAATAGTACCGAAATATTTTGATCAATAGGTGTTAAGGAATGTGTGATAATTGAAAACGGCGCGGGCTCGTTGTCTGGAAATGAAATAATAACGCGTGCATCGAGCATTGTACCGGATAAAATGAGCTCGTCAAAAAGTTCTTTATATTCAGAAGTTGTAAATGCTTCAATTACCCAAAGTTGGTGGCTATTTTCTTGGTTGATAATTATGCCATCTGTTAGTGGGATTTTTTTGAGTTTGCCGTCTAGTTCTAATTCAAACGAAAGCATTTTAAAAGTTTTCAAAAATTATCCCCCCTTCGAATTTATTGATACATAAAGTATAACATATTCAAATTGCGAAACTGTCAAGATCGGCTACAAGAATAATGCTTTCAAACCATGATTACGTCTTATTTTGTTCAAAAATCAATAATATTAACGCATCAAAAAAAGCAATTTGACTTGTAAAATGGGCTTAAAACTCATTTTTCAGATTTTGAAAAAAATTAGGTAATTATTTATTATGTAGTTAATTTAATACGAAAGGAGGAGAACGCATGAATCATGTTGGAATTGTCGGACGCACGACGAAGGATTTGAGCCTGCGTCAATTATCAGAAGGGCGTGTACAAACAACTTTCACCGTAGCGATAAATCGCCAATATAAAAATAGTGAAGGGGTGAATGAGGCAGATTTTGTGCAATGTATTGCATGGGGAAAGCTAGCAGAACTACTAATAAAACATTGCGGAAAAGGCTCATTAATTGGCATTAAAGGTCGTTTACAAACAGGTTCCTATATTAATCGAGAAAACCAAAAAGTGTTTACAACAGATGTTGTAGCCGAGGAAATTCGCTTTTATGCATTGAAGCCAGTTGCAAATGCCACAGAGGCACCAGCAATTCCAAAAGATTTTGTATTACCAGAACAAGAAAGTGAGCTAGTAAAATCGTTATAATTTGTCCTCGTTAGCTTACCGTTACATTGGACAAGTCTACTGTATGACCGCACAGTAAAATTCTATTCCAATCTCAATGAAAACAAGTTGTGAAGTAAGCAAAAACAGAGTCTACTTCAAGGCGTAAAGTAGACTCCACATTTTATTTGAATGTTGCTATATCGAGGGTAAGTAAATTCATGAGTTCCTGATCATCGAGCTCAGTAAGCCATTTACTGGATTGAATCAATTCCTCTGACAGCGCAGACTTCATCGTGATCATTTTATCGATTTTTTCCTCAACTGTTCCAATTGTCACAAATTTATGCACTTGTACAAATTGTGTTTGGCCGATACGATAGGCACGGTCTGTTGCTTGGTTTTCAACTGCCGGATTCCACCAACGATCGGCATGTAGTACATGTGTAGCCGCTGTTAAGTTAAGCCCCGTACCACCAGCCTTCAGTGACAGTAAAAATACTGGAAATTCCCTCGCTTGAAAGGCCTCTACTAAATGGTCACGTTGAGCTTTTGAGGTACTACCTGTTAAAAACGGTGCATCGACATTGTAAAGCTCTTGCAGGCAATGTTGAATTAAATTACCCATACCGATATATTGGGTGAAAATTAAGCATTGTTCACCACTATCAATTATTTCCTTCGTCATTTCAATTATGCGTTTAAGCTTCACCGAACGATTCATCATCGTTTGTGCTTCATCAAAAGGTTCTTTTAAATAAAGGGCAGGGTGATTACATAATTGTTTAAGCTTTCCGAGCATTTTTAAGATGCGACCTTTTTTCTCAAAGCCCGCTAGTTGTTCTAAACTTGCAAGTGTATCTTGAATATAGCCTTCATATAGCGCGGCTTGCTCTGTTGTTAATGCACAGAACTCATGAGATTCTTGTTTGTCAGGTAAATTTAATTGAAGCTCTGGATCTCGTTTAGAGCGACGCAGTAAAAACGGACTAATTTTTGTACGTAGTATGCGTTTATGTGATTCCGATTCGTCGCGTTCAATCGGGATAATATATTGTTCCGAAAATTTATTGAAGCTACCTAAATACCCTTTATGGATAAAGTCAAAAATAGCCCATAATTCAGAGAGGCGATTTTCAACAGGCGTACCGGTTAATGCAATATGGTGTGTCCCACTCAGTTTACGAATGGCACGGGATTGCATCGTTTGCATATTTTTGATATTTTGAGCTTCATCAAGCGCAATCGTCGACCAATGAAGGAGCTTTAAATCATCTGCGTCTTGTGTCACTGTACCATAAGTCGATAAAATTACATTCGGACGCTGTGTTAGTACATAGCTTGTTAAATCGTCACCTTTCAAACGGCGAGGACCGTAATGCGTATACACTTCTAAATCTGGTGCGAATCGCGTTAATTCCTTCTGCCAGTTCCCAACAACAGAAGTTGGACAGACGATTAATGTAGGCTCCTGTACTTGCAAAGTTTGAACCGTGTGTAATATATACGTAATTAACTGAATGGTTTTTCCTAGACCCATATCGTCAGCAAGACAAGCGCCGAATTTTTGCTCACGCATAAACGTTAACCATTCAAATCCCTCTTGCTGATATGGACGTAGCTCGGCGTGTAGCTTAGATGGCACTACGATAGGAGGTAAGCCCTTTTTATGTTGAAGCTGTTCGATATATGCGGCGAGTGATTGCTGCATTTCAAAGGCAAATAGAGGATCATCGCGCTCTGCATCTTCTTCGTCTTCATCAAGTGGTGCGGTTAACGTTTCTGGTAGCTCACGGAATAATAAATCCTTTACGGTCCAATTTTCTTCTTCCGCTTGCTCCATTAGTTCTTTCATTTCAGTAAGCCACTGCTCATCGATGCGGAACCATTCATTACCGATACGTACGAATTCACGTTTTTCGTCAACTAAACGCTTGAATTGCTCGGCAGAAACCTCTTCACCATTCATCGAGAATTGCCACTTAAATGTTAAAATATCATCAAGTCCAGCGACACTACGCGTAGATTGGTTACCTGCGCTTACACGAACTCGTAGTTTTGACTGCTTTAATTCTTTTAACCATGCAGGCAAAATAACTTCAAATCCAATTGCCTGAAGCTTCGCTAAATCATGGCGTAAAAATTCGCGTACAGCTGCATCTGCTAGTGTTAAACGAATAAATTGAGAAGGTTCCAAATCGATTTGCAATAACTCTAACACTTGCTGCTGCGTATTTTCAATTTGTGATGCAATAGGTTCCCATTTTTTCGGTAAGGCATCATTGATTGGTAGTTGTCGTTTTGTAGCAGCAGGTGTCCAATGCTTTGCGGAAGAAGGACTTATTAAAACGGTTTCTAATAGCCAGTTTTCTTCATTGTCCTCTGGTTCACTTAAACGTAGCGCCATTTTTACGCCATCAAAAGTATGTGTTCCTTGCAGTGGCCAACCCCCGTTTAAGAAGTATGGAATTAGCGTAAGAGAATCTTCTTTTGACAGTCCTGCATTTGCGAGCTTTTGTTCCATTGCATGCTGCAATAATTCCTGCTCAAAGTTAAAGCCATCTTCTGTTAATGTTGCATACTGCCATAGCTTTGAATCCGACCATAAAGGGAGTATCATTTTTAGGTCACTAAACAGCTGAGTGGTTTCACTATTTAGCGCCGAAAAATCTATAAATGGATGACGGTAGCGAGGGGATAATACATCAAGTAAATCCGCTGCATCTATAAGTAAGTCACGTTCTTCTAAAGACGTGTTTAACCCATATAAATTTTGATCAAATTTAAAAAACAATGT
This portion of the Solibacillus daqui genome encodes:
- a CDS encoding rod shape-determining protein yields the protein MFSKDIGIDLGTANVLIHLKGKGIVLNEPSVVAIDKKSGKVLAVGEEARQMVGRTPGNIVAIRPLKDGVIADFDVTEAMLKHFINKLDLKGFLSKPRILICCPTNITSVEQKAIREAAEKSGGKRVYLEEEPKVAAIGAGMDIFQPSGNMVVDIGGGTTDVAVLSMGDIVTSESIKVAGDVFDNDILQYIKKEYKLLIGERTAEDIKTTIGTVFPGSREEAMEIRGRDMVTGLPRTIEIHSVEIEQALRESVSMIVQAAKDVLEKTPPELSADIIDRGVILTGGGALLHGIDQLLIEELKVPVFIAENPMNCVAVGTGIMLDNIDRAVSNK
- a CDS encoding flagellar hook-basal body protein, whose amino-acid sequence is MFKGFYTVATGMVAQQRKTEILTNNMANANTPGFKSDQTTIRSFPDMLMSAVSSTNIPTENGFALKRLDTVGALNAGVYLQETMPDQAQGQIYSTGLTTDVALINSQVPTDVASGNSGQIFFRLENENGTESYTRNGNFTLDGAGNLVNPMGLFVLDENGNRMQFANDNIRIDSTGVIFDENNAQVGVLGVAFSANPDVLVKRGNGLYNTLDGADLPSAYGQDGVQFSMQQQYLEGSNVDASKAMTDLLTAYRAFEANQKVLQAYDKSMDKAVNEIGRV
- a CDS encoding flagellar hook-basal body protein, with the translated sequence MLRTMITATNTLSQIQNQLDTISTNIANSNTHGYKAQQANFTELLYQQFNNDEYDKTVRQTPVGIRYGVGAQIGQIQSNQTQGSIQVTDRDLDFALTTKNQYFNVLMTNDAGETRTAYTRNGSFYVSPTQPGIVTLVNSDGYQVADVNGQAITFPDNATQFTMDSDGTLVVNYANGQPQRFQLAVSSLQKPQIMENLQGGTYIGLPENLDELGYTEAEILTDLQGANRQVGIQKGALEMSNVDLSKEMTNLIQAQRSYQFNTRAVTIADQMLGLINGIR
- a CDS encoding DNA-directed RNA polymerase subunit beta — protein: MTDEFEQQAAQPTLKKTRRGFRRQQETPQPEPTNDQPVRWVQLRLIPIWLRIILVVVLFVAAAAIGLIIGYSVIGDGDSADALKWSTWQHLLDIMSGKQ
- the fabZ gene encoding 3-hydroxyacyl-ACP dehydratase FabZ; translated protein: MLNAEQIQNILPHRYPFLLVDRILEIEEGKRAIGLKNVSINEQFFNGHFPGYPVMPGVLIVEALAQVGGVALLNMPAYKGRLVFLTGIDNCRFKRQVVPGDQLKLEVEFIKLRGQMGKGKAIATVDGELACECEILFAIGPEQP
- a CDS encoding YwpF family protein; this encodes MKTFKMLSFELELDGKLKKIPLTDGIIINQENSHQLWVIEAFTTSEYKELFDELILSGTMLDARVIISFPDNEPAPFSIITHSLTPIDQNISVLFKGRLKAQRKKYAELLLSQLLEQGLRNDELLVAFEQGMRERPSLQERNERLENTQVIK
- a CDS encoding single-stranded DNA-binding protein, with the protein product MNHVGIVGRTTKDLSLRQLSEGRVQTTFTVAINRQYKNSEGVNEADFVQCIAWGKLAELLIKHCGKGSLIGIKGRLQTGSYINRENQKVFTTDVVAEEIRFYALKPVANATEAPAIPKDFVLPEQESELVKSL
- a CDS encoding DEAD/DEAH box helicase, which encodes MQTLLNTKLPFLQTMRIKLATVRPGLFRMTAYNKDDLILPTASWVPTLFFKFDQNLYGLNTSLEERDLLIDAADLLDVLSPRYRHPFIDFSALNSETTQLFSDLKMILPLWSDSKLWQYATLTEDGFNFEQELLQHAMEQKLANAGLSKEDSLTLIPYFLNGGWPLQGTHTFDGVKMALRLSEPEDNEENWLLETVLISPSSAKHWTPAATKRQLPINDALPKKWEPIASQIENTQQQVLELLQIDLEPSQFIRLTLADAAVREFLRHDLAKLQAIGFEVILPAWLKELKQSKLRVRVSAGNQSTRSVAGLDDILTFKWQFSMNGEEVSAEQFKRLVDEKREFVRIGNEWFRIDEQWLTEMKELMEQAEEENWTVKDLLFRELPETLTAPLDEDEEDAERDDPLFAFEMQQSLAAYIEQLQHKKGLPPIVVPSKLHAELRPYQQEGFEWLTFMREQKFGACLADDMGLGKTIQLITYILHTVQTLQVQEPTLIVCPTSVVGNWQKELTRFAPDLEVYTHYGPRRLKGDDLTSYVLTQRPNVILSTYGTVTQDADDLKLLHWSTIALDEAQNIKNMQTMQSRAIRKLSGTHHIALTGTPVENRLSELWAIFDFIHKGYLGSFNKFSEQYIIPIERDESESHKRILRTKISPFLLRRSKRDPELQLNLPDKQESHEFCALTTEQAALYEGYIQDTLASLEQLAGFEKKGRILKMLGKLKQLCNHPALYLKEPFDEAQTMMNRSVKLKRIIEMTKEIIDSGEQCLIFTQYIGMGNLIQHCLQELYNVDAPFLTGSTSKAQRDHLVEAFQAREFPVFLLSLKAGGTGLNLTAATHVLHADRWWNPAVENQATDRAYRIGQTQFVQVHKFVTIGTVEEKIDKMITMKSALSEELIQSSKWLTELDDQELMNLLTLDIATFK